One Phoenix dactylifera cultivar Barhee BC4 chromosome 14, palm_55x_up_171113_PBpolish2nd_filt_p, whole genome shotgun sequence DNA window includes the following coding sequences:
- the LOC103714260 gene encoding pentatricopeptide repeat-containing protein At5g04780, mitochondrial: protein MTIFIKTKITYQGFFKYNFHVNRSMKMLIYTYRKFCGISYNFGGALSYGDAAFEPSHKGRKLVWVNTNTINVLGLQDLLHLCAKKNLIVLGRSCHGLAIQAGQLTDILTCNILINLYSKCGHIGSARCVFDRMPVRSIVSWNTMIAGHTHYGEDREALKLFLQMHREGTMLSEFTLSSVLCACASRCAVTESKQLHALALKTAMDSNVFVGTAVLDVYAKCNMINDACRVFEKMPEKSPVTWSSMVAGYVQNDLHEEALRLFQKAQQIGVELTQYTMSAILSACASLAATIEGIQLHAILIRSGLSTDVFVSTALIDVYSRCGCVEEAYLVFAYMEDRNIVLWNAMIAGFSKHARFHEAMILFEKMQQLGMHPNEVTYISVLSACGHAGLIEKGHHYFDLLMRDNYVQPNVLHYSCMVDALGRAGHIDEAWELIQKMPFKATASMWGSLLSSCRIHGNLKLAKTAAEHLFELEPNNAGNHVLLSNIYATNKKWGDVSMARKLLKDSGAKKEIGKSWIEVKGKVHIFVVGGSNHARTTEIYAKLEDIGNELKKLSYKAETQCDLHDVGEEQKEELLKHHSEKLALAFGLISLPPGMPIRINKNLRICRDCHSFIKLASRITGREIIVRDTNRFHHFKDGICSCRDFW, encoded by the coding sequence ATGACAATATTCATAAAGACAAAAATTACTTATCAGGGCTTCTTTAAGTACAATTTTCATGTAAATCGGAGTATGAAAATGTTGATTTACACATACAGGAAGTTTTGTGGTATCAGTTATAATTTTGGTGGTGCACTCAGTTATGGTGATGCTGCTTTTGAACCCTCACATAAAGGAAGAAAGCTTGTCTGGGTTAACACTAACACCATCAATGTATTGGGATTGCAAGATCTCCTTCATCTCTGTgcaaagaaaaatttaattgtgttagggAGGAGCTGCCATGGCTTAGCTATTCAGGCTGGTCAGCTCACTGATATCCTGACATGTAACATCCTGATCAACCTGTACTCCAAATGTGGCCATATTGGATCCGCTCGTTGTGTGTTTGATAGGATGCCTGTCCGAAGTATAGTTTCGTGGAATACCATGATTGCTGGACATACCCATTATGGAGAGGACAGAGAGGCGCTGAAGCTTTTCTTGCAGATGCATCGAGAAGGGACGATGCTGAGCGAATTTACTCTATCCAGTGTCCTCTGTGCATGTGCTTCCAGATGTGCTGTTACTGAGAGCAAACAATTGCATGCTTTGGCGCTTAAGACTGCAATGGATTCCAATGTGTTCGTTGGAACTGCAGTTCTTGATGTCTATGCAAAATGTAATATGATCAATGATGCATGCCGGGTTTTCGAAAAAATGCCAGAAAAGTCGCCGGTCACATGGAGTTCAATGGTTGCAGGTTACGTGCAAAATGATCTTCATGAGGAGGCGTTGAGGTTATTCCAAAAAGCGCAGCAGATCGGAGTGGAGTTGACACAGTATACAATGTCTGCTATTCTTAGTGCCTGTGCAAGCCTAGCAGCAACAATTGAAGGGATACAGTTACATGCAATTTTGATAAGAAGTGGTCTAAGTACTGATGTCTTTGTGTCCACCGCTCTTATTGATGTCTACTCCCGGTGTGGATGTGTAGAGGAGGCTTACTTAGTTTTTGCATATATGGAAGACAGAAACATTGTGTTGTGGAATGCCATGATCGCCGGATTTTCCAAGCATGCTCGGTTCCATGAAGCCATGATTCTTTTTGAGAAGATGCAGCAGCTGGGAATGCATCCGAATGAGGTTACCTACATCTCGGTGCTATCTGCATGTGGTCATGCTGGTTTAATTGAAAAGGGTCATCATTATTTTGATCTATTGATGAGAGATAACTATGTGCAGCCCAATGTCCTTCACTATTCTTGCATGGTCGACGCTCTTGGCCGGGCTGGGCACATTGATGAAGCTTGGgaattaattcagaaaatgCCATTTAAGGCTACTGCTTCGATGTGGGGATCTCTGCTCAGTTCATGCAGGATCCATGGCAATCTCAAATTGGCTAAAACTGCAGCTGAGCATCTTTTTGAGCTTGAACCTAATAATGCAGGAAATCATGTTTtgctttcaaatatatatgccACGAATAAAAAATGGGGAGATGTTTCAATGGCAAGGAAGCTTTTGAAAGATAGCGGTGCAAAAAAGGAGATTGGGAAGAGTTGGATAGAAGTGAAGGGCAAGGTCCACATTTTTGTTGTCGGGGGGAGTAACCATGCCAGAACCACCGAGATCTATGCTAAATTGGAAGATATTGGGAATGAGCTGAAGAAGTTGTCTTATAAAGCCGAGACTCAATGTGATCTTCATGATGTAGGGGAAGAACAAAAGGAGGAGCTGTTGAAGCACCACAGTGAGAAGTTGGCACTTGCTTTCGGACTCATTAGCTTGCCTCCTGGAATGCCGATCAGGATAAACAAGAACCTTAGAATCTGCAGAGACT
- the LOC103714259 gene encoding cationic amino acid transporter 6, chloroplastic-like: MEKPAGSTGGAAASSSSFASLRAYGWALAETPRRLRRRVGSVTTTYEEMSRVRARSGSDMARALRWPDLVGLGLGGMVGAGVFVTTGRAARQNAGPAIVVSYAIAGFCALLSAFCYTEFAVDMPVAGGAFSYLRVTFGEFAAFLTGANLIMEYVLSNAAAARSFTAYLGTVIGVDTAARWRITVSGLPKGFNQIDLLAVAVVLIITVCICYSTKESSVLNLVLTSVHLAFIMFIIVMGFWRGDSKNFTHPANPEENPGGFFPYGISGVFNGAALVYLSYIGYDAVSTMAEEVKNPTRDIPIGVSGSVVLVTVLYCLMAASMVMLLPYDAIDIEAPFSAAFTGSDGWGWVSNVIGAGAVFGILTSLLVAMLGQARYLCVIGRSSVVPAWFARVHPSTSTPVNASAFLGVFTAAIALFTELDVLLSLVSIGTLFVFYMVANAVIYRRYVTAGSTNPWPTISFLLCFSFASLAFTLVWNFAPPGRTKALLLGACAVSAIAILQAFQLLVPQARKPEFWGVPLMPWIPSISVFLNLFLLGSLDRPSFVRFGFFSVLAVLVYVFYSVHASVDAEENGALHKAGDSRSYPEENNDGSFRV, from the exons ATGGAGAAGCCAGCGGGCTCGACCGGCGGCGCCGcggcgtcgtcgtcgtcgttcgCGAGTCTGAGGGCGTACGGTTGGGCGCTAGCAGAGACCCCCCGACGGCTGCGGCGGCGGGTGGGGTCGGTGACGACGACGTACGAGGAGATGAGCCGTGTGCGGGCGCGGTCCGGTTCGGACATGGCGCGGGCGCTGCGGTGGCCGGACCTCGTTGGGCTGGGGCTTGGTGGGATGGTCGGTGCCGGGGTTTTTGTGACCACCGGCCGCGCCGCCCGCCAAAACGCCGGCCCCGCCATCGTCGTGTCCTACGCCATTGCGGGGTTCTGCGCCCTCCTGTCGGCGTTCTGCTACACCGAGTTCGCCGTCGACATGCCCGTTGCCGGCGGCGCCTTCAGCTACCTCAGGGTCACCTTTG GAGAATTTGCGGCCTTTTTGACGGGAGCGAATCTAATAATGGAGTACGTGTTGTCGAATGCGGCGGCGGCACGGAGCTTCACGGCATATCTTGGGACGGTGATCGGGGTGGACACGGCGGCGAGGTGGCGGATCACCGTCTCCGGCCTCCCCAAAGGCTTCAACCAGATCGATCTCCTGGCGGTAGCCGTGGTTTTGATCATTACTGTGTGCATTTGTTACAG TACGAAAGAGAGCTCGGTTCTAAACTTGGTGTTGACGTCGGTGCACTTGGCCTTCATCATGTTTATAATTGTCATGGGATTCTGGCGAGGGGACTCTAAGAATTTCACGCACCCAGCGAACCCAGAAGAGAACCCTGGCGGGTTCTTCCCCTACGGCATCTCAGGGGTCTTCAACGGCGCGGCCTTGGTTTACCTCAGCTACATCGGCTACGATGCCGTGTCCACCATGGCGGAGGAGGTCAAGAACCCCACCCGTGACATCCCCATTGGCGTCTCGGGCTCTGTCGTCCTTGTCACAGTTCTCTACTGCCTCATGGCTGCCTCCATGGTCATGCTCCTCCCCTACGATGCT ATAGACATTGAAGCACCGTTCTCGGCGGCGTTCACGGGATCGGACGGCTGGGGATGGGTGTCGAACGTGATCGGGGCGGGGGCGGTTTTCGGGATCCTGACGTCCTTGCTGGTGGCGATGCTGGGGCAGGCGAGGTATCTGTGCGTGATCGGACGGTCGAGCGTCGTGCCAGCGTGGTTCGCCCGGGTCCACCCCTCCACCTCCACGCCCGTCAACGCCTCCGCTTTCCTCG GTGTGTTCACGGCTGCCATAGCTCTCTTCACCGAACTCGACGTCCTCCTCAGCCTCGTCTCCATCGGCACTCTCTTCGTCTTCTACATGGTAGCCAATGCCGTGATCTACAGGCGCTATGTCACGGCCGGTTCCACCAACCCATGGCCAACCATCTCATTTCTCCTCTGCTTCTCCTTTGCTTCCCTTGCCTTCACCCTTGTATGGAACTTCGCTCCGCCTGGGAGGACCAAGGCCCTGCTGCTTGGTGCGTGCGCTGTGTCGGCCATTGCCATCCTGCAAGCCTTCCAACTCCTCGTGCCGCAGGCTCGGAAGCCTGAGTTTTGGGGTGTGCCATTGATGCCTTGGATACCCTCCATCTCTGTATTCCTGAATTTGTTCTTGCTGGGTTCTCTCGATCGGCCTTCGTTTGTGCGGTTCGGCTTCTTCTCGGTGCTTGCGGTACTGGTTTATGTTTTCTATAGCGTGCATGCAAGTGTTGATGCCGAAGAGAATGGTGCTCTGCACAAAGCTGGAGATAGCCGGAGCTATCCAGAGGAAAATAATGATGGAAGCTTCAGGGTGTAA
- the LOC103714305 gene encoding protein trichome birefringence-like 8, with protein MGYALCFPLAVLLSIFFLLFLDVLLSIFFSILPSSLHASHKDHHQVCDYSHGQWVWDEGYGSKFYGEDCPFLDPGFRCRANGRKDAAYLNWRWQPYGCDLPTLDATDMLERSRNRKIVFAGDSIGRNQWESLVCMLAKAAGNRSRIFEKYGSPITKHWGFLSLVFQDYNLTVEYYRTPYLAVVGRPPAESPSQVKRTIRLDVLAWQSKRWADADVLILNAGHWWNEDKIAKSGSYFQVGQAINMTMDVKEAFGRTLQTVKEWTLRNLKQENSYFFFRSYAPSHYSNGAWDNGGSCHADTAPGIEASALEPEPWNNEIISDMIEEMKGDGRQVQLLNITYSTGFRKDGHPSSHREPGTPGDAPQDCSHWCLPGVPDMWNELLYAHLLSMGYDTKRKSDIRKQ; from the exons ATGGGCTACGCCTTGTGCTTTCCTCTCGCAGTCCTTCTTTcaatcttctttcttctctttctggaCGTACTCCTTTCCATCTTCTTCTCCATCTTGCCTTCTTCTCTGCATGCATCGCACAAAGATCATCACCAAGTTTGTGACTACTCGCACGGGCAGTGGGTCTGGGACGAGGGGTATGGCTCCAAGTTTTATGGCGAAGATTGCCCGTTCTTGGACCCTGGATTCCGATGCCGGGCCAATGGCCGGAAAGACGCTGCCTACCTCAATTGGCGGTGGCAACCTTATGGGTGCGACCTCCCTAC ATTGGATGCTACTGATATGCTGGAGAGAAGCAGGAACCGAAAGATTGTATTCGCCGGGGATTCAATTGGGAGAAACCAATGGGAGTCATTGGTGTGTATGCTGGCTAAAGCTGCAGGGAACCGATCCAGGATCTTCGAGAAGTACGGGAGCCCCATAACCAAACACTGGGGCTTCCTTTCTTTGGTTTTCCAAGACTACAACCTTACGGTGGAGTACTACCGCACCCCCTACCTCGCGGTCGTAGGTCGCCCTCCTGCAGAATCCCCAAGCCAAGTCAAGAGGACCATTCGGCTCGACGTCTTGGCCTGGCAGTCCAAACGATGGGCCGATGCTGATGTGCTCATCCTCAATGCCGGTCACTGGTGGAACGAAGACAAAATCGCCAAATC AGGAAGCTATTTTCAGGTTGGTCAAGCAATAAACATGACCATGGATGTGAAGGAGGCATTTGGGAGGACCCTACAGACAGTGAAGGAGTGGACCCTTAGGAACCTAAAGCAAGAAAACAGCTATTTCTTCTTCCGAAGTTATGCTCCATCTCACTACAG CAATGGAGCATGGGACAATGGAGGCTCGTGTCACGCCGATACAGCACCAGGAATCGAGGCTAGTGCACTCGAACCCGAGCCATGGAACAATGAAATCATCTCAGATATGATCGAAGAGATGAAGGGTGATGGAAGGCAGGTGCAGCTTCTCAACATCACGTACTCAACAGGATTCAGGAAAGATGGTCATCCTTCGAGCCATCGGGAGCCGGGCACGCCGGGTGATGCTCCTCAAGATTGCAGCCACTGGTGCCTCCCGGGGGTGCCTGATATGTGGAACGAGCTCCTCTATGCTCATCTCCTCTCCATGGGCTACGACACCAAGAGGAAATCTGATATTAGGAAACAATGA
- the LOC103714304 gene encoding probable F-box protein At2g36090, with amino-acid sequence MATEPTAVGRGDTTIEDLHEDVLTRALRLLDGPALAASSCATARLRSLSTQPQLWRDLCLATWPSLRHPRLLRLLPSFHQSHRSFFSDAHPFPYPRATTAAGEGRRLTELISAVDLYRDGDPICSRVVETETTTLWFQGAPFRIDALDRKDPAAATPVISPAELTLSWVVIDPVGLRAVNLSSRRPVSVDRHWYTGETLVRFATVLEAKGLVYSAGVVVTCGEETGHVREASLTVESMDGTCLSGRDTLEILGAALEGQRRRETKGETMKRYEEFVKAKRRRKERKARREGMLDMFCTALGVSVFLSFLLMVAFK; translated from the coding sequence ATGGCCACCGAACCGACGGCCGTCGGCCGCGGAGACACTACAATTGAGGACCTCCACGAGGACGTCCTGACGAGGGCTCTCCGGCTCCTGGACGGGCCGGCGCTGGCGGCGTCGAGCTGCGCCACCGCCCGCCTCCGGTCGCTCTCCACCCAGCCCCAACTCTGGCGCGACCTCTGCCTCGCCACCTGGCCCTCCCTCCGCCACCCCCGCCTCCTTCGCCTCCTTCCCTCCTTCCACCAGTCCCACCGCTCCTTCTTCTCCGACGCCCACCCCTTCCCCTACCCCCGCGCCACCACCGCCGCCGGCGAAGGCCGCCGCCTCACGGAGCTCATCTCCGCCGTCGATCTGTACCGCGACGGCGACCCGATATGCTCCCGCGTCGTGGAGACGGAGACCACCACGCTCTGGTTCCAAGGCGCGCCCTTTCGCATCGACGCCCTCGACCGGAAGGATCCAGCGGCGGCGACGCCGGTGATATCGCCGGCGGAATTAACCTTGAGCTGGGTGGTGATCGACCCGGTCGGACTCCGCGCGGTGAACCTATCCAGCCGGCGGCCGGTGTCGGTGGACCGGCACTGGTACACGGGAGAGACCCTGGTCCGGTTCGCGACGGTTTTGGAGGCGAAAGGCTTGGTTTACTCCGCCGGCGTGGTGGTCACGTGCGGGGAGGAGACGGGACACGTGAGGGAGGCGAGCCTGACGGTCGAGAGCATGGATGGTACTTGCTTGAGTGGGAGAGACACCTTGGAAATCTTGGGGGCCGCATTAGAAGGTCAGAGGAGAAGGGAAACGAAAGGGGAAACGATGAAGAGATACGAGGAGTTCGTGAAGGCGAAACGGCGGCGGAAGGAGCGGAAAGCGAGGAGGGAGGGGATGCTGGACATGTTCTGCACCGCCCTCGGGGTCTCAGTGTTCCTCAGTTTTTTGTTAATGGTGGCTTTCAAATAA